The Terriglobia bacterium genome includes the window CGATCAGCATGTGACATATGCCTCAGGGTAGCATGGTCATTGACTTTGAAAAACCCTCGTGTTACCAAGGTTCGATGACTTCGAAGCCCAGGAGCTTCCAGCTGACAATCCCGAGCCGGCTCGAAGAGATGGAAACAGTTCATAGCTTGGTTCAGCAGGCCATCACCGAATACAAACTGAGCGACGACATGGCGCACTGGATCGAACTCACGATAAGCGAGTCGATGATCAATGCCATTCAGCACGGCAACAAAGCCGATCCCGCCAAGCAAGCCACTCTCAAGATCTCATCCAATGGAGACAGCATCGAAATCATCGTCGAAGATCAGGGCGGCGGATTCAAAATGGACAAGGTTGCCGATCCCACCGACACGGCTAATCTGCTGAAGCCCAGCGGACGCGGGATCCTGATTATTCGATCCTTTATGGACGAAGTGGATCTGTCGCAGCGTGAGGGCGGCGGATGCCGGCTTCGGATGGTCAAGAAGCTTCGGGGAGATGCCGAATGAGCCTGGTG containing:
- a CDS encoding ATP-binding protein, which encodes MTSKPRSFQLTIPSRLEEMETVHSLVQQAITEYKLSDDMAHWIELTISESMINAIQHGNKADPAKQATLKISSNGDSIEIIVEDQGGGFKMDKVADPTDTANLLKPSGRGILIIRSFMDEVDLSQREGGGCRLRMVKKLRGDAE